TTTAATCATTTGCACTTGTTGGATCAAGTATTTTCTTAATATTTTCTCCTGCTATATCAAATAGTAATACTAGTACTAATAAGGATAACCCTGGGAATAGTGCTAGCCACCAATTACCAGTTGCAAGATATTTCATTGACTCAGATAATATTATTCCAATTGCAGGTTCATGTGGTGATAAACCAAATCCTAGGAATGTTACACTTGCTTCATGCATAATTGCATGAGGGAATATTAATAGTGTTCCAACAACTATTTGACTAAATAATAGTGGAAATATTTGTTTTCTTGCAATCCATAACTTAGATTTTCCAAATTTACGTGATAATTTCACATAATCTGATGTTTTAATCTCCTTAATTTCAGCTCTTAATACTCTTGTAAGTGATGTCCAATGTGTAAATGCAACACCAATTATTACTCCAAATGCTCCTCCACCTAATGAGATAGATATGAGAATAATAAGTAGAATATGTGGAATAGATAAGAATAAATCTATAAGCCATGCTACAAAGGAATCTAAGTATTTATTAAAACTGGATAAAAATGCTAATATTACTGCAATAACACTACTTAATATTGATGCTCCTAATCCTATTTGTACACTTAAACCTAATCCTTTGAGTGTACGTGTGAACATATCTCTTCCCATCCAATCAGTTCCAAATAAATGTTCAAAGGATGGTGGTTGATTCATCATGCTAAAGTTGGTTGTGATACTTGAAGAATCAATACATAAGCTTATAATTACAACTAATACTAAGATAAATACAGATATTCCTATAGCAAGTAATGTTTTAGTTCTTAAATTTATACGTTCTAATAAATTATACTTATTTTTTTCTTCAGTAAATGAACTAATTCTCATCATCTCCTTCTCTTATTCTTGGATCTACAAAGTTATATAGTATATCTGCAATTAAATTACCTACATATACAAATATTGCACTGAAAATTACTATTCCTAATAGTAATGGTACATCACTTTTTAATCCTGCAGATACTGCTGCTTGTCCAATTCCAGGATATGTGAATACTTGTTCTACTAGTACTGCACCACCAAATAATTCACTGAATCCAATAAATTGTAGTGTAATTGCTGGTAGTAATACATTTCTTATACCATGTCTTTTCACAAGATTCCAACCTGATTCTCCTCTAGCTTTTGCAAATAAAACATAATCACTAGACATTACTTCAATAAGTTTATCTCTTGTGTATAATGCAATAGATGCAACACCTAATATACTTAATGTTAATGCAGGTAGTATTAAACGATTTAACCATTGCGTAAATGTTACTGTATTACTTAAACTTCCTATTGGTACTCCTCCACCAGTAGGGAACCATCCAAGATATATACTGAATATCATCAAGATTATTAATGCTATCCAGAATGTTGGTGCTGATTGTAGTGTGTAACAGTATACTTTTATTACTTTATCAATCCATGTGTCTCTTTTAAATCCTGCGAGAATTCCTAATCCAAAACCTAATACTCCTGATATTACCCATGAGCTTAGCATTAACACTAGAGATGCTGAAAATCTCTCAACTATAACTTGAATAACTGGTATTCTAAAGATTAAGGAATTACCTAAATCTCCATGTATAACTTTTGAAAACCAATCGAACATTCTTGTAGTTATAGGTTGATTTACACCCCAATAAGCTTCTAATTTTGCTACTTGATCAGGACTTACAACCATGTTTGAAATATATGTTTTAACAGGATTTATGGGTGATATTTGAATTAATAAAAAACTTAATAATATTACACATATTAATAAAATTATAAAACGAACTGTTTTATAACCTAAAAATTTGATTAATTTTTTATTATTTAACAAATTCTAAACCTCCTGAATATTATATAGATTTAAAAAAAATTATTTTCTTTGAAAAATAATTATTTATATCATATAATTCATCATTTATTACTGTATGAAGTAATCATTTTAATTACTAAGGAAAATAGTATTATTTTTTTTATG
This Methanosphaera sp. WGK6 DNA region includes the following protein-coding sequences:
- a CDS encoding ABC transporter permease; its protein translation is MRISSFTEEKNKYNLLERINLRTKTLLAIGISVFILVLVVIISLCIDSSSITTNFSMMNQPPSFEHLFGTDWMGRDMFTRTLKGLGLSVQIGLGASILSSVIAVILAFLSSFNKYLDSFVAWLIDLFLSIPHILLIILISISLGGGAFGVIIGVAFTHWTSLTRVLRAEIKEIKTSDYVKLSRKFGKSKLWIARKQIFPLLFSQIVVGTLLIFPHAIMHEASVTFLGFGLSPHEPAIGIILSESMKYLATGNWWLALFPGLSLLVLVLLFDIAGENIKKILDPTSAND
- a CDS encoding ABC transporter permease; translated protein: MLNNKKLIKFLGYKTVRFIILLICVILLSFLLIQISPINPVKTYISNMVVSPDQVAKLEAYWGVNQPITTRMFDWFSKVIHGDLGNSLIFRIPVIQVIVERFSASLVLMLSSWVISGVLGFGLGILAGFKRDTWIDKVIKVYCYTLQSAPTFWIALIILMIFSIYLGWFPTGGGVPIGSLSNTVTFTQWLNRLILPALTLSILGVASIALYTRDKLIEVMSSDYVLFAKARGESGWNLVKRHGIRNVLLPAITLQFIGFSELFGGAVLVEQVFTYPGIGQAAVSAGLKSDVPLLLGIVIFSAIFVYVGNLIADILYNFVDPRIREGDDEN